From Erigeron canadensis isolate Cc75 chromosome 8, C_canadensis_v1, whole genome shotgun sequence, one genomic window encodes:
- the LOC122578761 gene encoding uncharacterized protein LOC122578761 has protein sequence MANAWKKDNKSIKLTTPKTLFLLISTSFIILTFFYLSSSNPNPYPSFRLSNFPIEPYNCYKSPQSHPIIANLVENVKYPFLFSLSDFGSLPEKPHKNIVRLLKGKLFRRPDISVTIQEVLEKMKGEGKMGVFVDVGANVGMATFAAAVMGFRVFAFEPVLENLQSICNGIYFNRVDNLVHVFEAATSDRLGNITFHKVVGRLDNSAVSATGAKLAFKSNEEIALQVRSIPLDLIIPENEPVLLVKIDVQGWEYHVLKGAKKLLSRNKGEAPYLIYEEDERLLQASNTSSKEIRKFLHGLGYTNCVQQGTDAHCTK, from the exons ATGGCAAATGCTTGGAAAAaagacaacaaatccataaaactaacaacCCCCAAAACCCTCTTCCTTCTCATCTCCACTTCCTTCATCATCCTAACTTTCTTTTACCTCTCTTCTTCAAACCCAAACCCATACCCATCTTTCAGATTATCCAATTTCCCAATTGAACCCTACAATtgttacaaatcaccacaatcTCACCCCATAATTGCCAACTTAGTTGAAAATGTCAAAtacccttttcttttttctttatccGATTTCGGGTCATTGCCCGAAAAGCCCCATAAAAACATTGTTAGGCTACTAAAAGGGAAGTTGTTCAGGAGACCTGACATTTCTGTTACGATTCAGGAGGTTTTGGAGAAGATGAAAGGTGAAGGTAAAATGGGTGTTTTTGTTGATGTTGGTGCTAATGTAGGAATGGCTACTTTTGCTGCTGCAGTtatgggttttcgggttttcGCGTTTGAGCCGGTTTTGGAGAATTTGCAGAGTATTTGTAATGGGATTTATTTTAATAGGGTTGATAATTTGGTTCATGTTTTTGAAGCTGCTACTTCTGATCGCCTTGGAAATATTACCTTTCATAAG GTGGTTGGACGGCTAGACAATAGTGCAGTTTCAGCAACTGGTGCCAAACTGGCTTTTAAATCGAATGAAGAAATTGCACTTCAAGTAAGATCAATTCCACTTGATCTAATAATTCCAGAAAACGAACCTGTGTTGCTTGTGAAGATAGATGTTCAGGGTTGGGAATATCACGTCCTAAAAGGAGCGAAAAAGTTGTTATCGAGAAATAAAGGCGAGGCTCCATACTTGATCTATGAGGAAGATGAAAGACTTTTACAAGCCAGCAATACTAGTTCAAAAGAGATAAGGAAATTCCTTCATGGCCTTGGGTACACTAACTGTGTCCAACAAGGTACTGATGCTCATTGCACAAAATAA
- the LOC122610536 gene encoding uncharacterized protein LOC122610536 yields the protein MARTRSSAGTSGGRGRGHGENKDSGQGRGIGRGTGRSGGRGIGRGAGPEVVQGVGRGTGRGNEQVGGRGTGHGVGRGAGRGGGRGSGRGRGHGEAENETANEQAGMQPDSAMIAMITQVFCTATELVKLEREFLEHKMVGADHAGYTTRFNELSRLVPHLVEPENKGIKKYLCGLIPQVRSTMAAVHPLTLEEAILRRPIGVRGGCYECGATNHYRNTCPQWVGQQVQVAVHPNQLQITGPNQNRGNQAPAARGRAFVLNAAEACNDLNVVAGTFLLNGHYATVLFDSGADYSFVATSFIPLLSAKPSPMYLCFDIEMANGGAKIVRIPLPNGETLKVQGEVSDSFEGRVMSASAKEVSLINVPIVRYYQDVFPDELPGLPPSRQLDFRISLVPNAAPVAKSPYRLATTELQELPTQLKELQDKGFIRPSQSPWGTPVQYLGHVVSKDGIHVDPGKIDSVKNWRTPETPTEVR from the exons ATGGCAAGAACAAGATCTAGTGCTGGAACTAGCGGCGGCCGTGGAAGAGGCCATGGTGAAAACAAAGACTCTGGTCAAGGTCGTGGTATTGGCCGAGGAACTGGACGGAGTGGAGGCCGTGGTATAGGTCGTGGCGCTGGGCCTGAGGTAGTTCAAGGTGTTGGCCGTGGTACGGGCCGTGGAAATGAACAGGTTGGAGGTCGAGGTACTGGTCATGGTGTTGGACGTGGTGCAGGCCGTGGTGGCGGCCGAGGTAGTGGCCGTGGACGCGGTCATGGTGAAGCTGAAAATGAAACTGCAAATGAGCAAGCTGGAATGCAACCAGACTCAGCCATGATTGCCATGATCACCCAAGTG ttcTGCACTGCAACTgaactggtgaagctagaacgagagtttttggaacataagatggtCGGTGCAGATCATGCTGGATATACAACCCGctttaatgaactttcaaggctCGTTCCACACTTGGTTGAAcctgagaacaaaggtataAAGAAGTATCTTTGTGGGTTAATTCCTCAGGTTAGATCGACTATGGCTGCTGTTCACCCACTTACTCTAGaggaggctatattgag GAGACCAATCGGAGTTCGTGGAGGGTGTTATGAATGTGGGGCCACTAATCACTATCGGAACACATGTCCTCAGTGGGTTGGGCAACAGGTTCAAGTGGCAGTTCATCCTAACCAGCTACAAATTACTGGACCCAATCAGAATAGAGGCAATCAGGCTCCAGCtgctagaggtcgtgcttttgtTCTGAATGCTGCTGAGGCTTGCAACGACCTGAACGTGGTTGCAGGTACGTTTCTTCTAAATGGTCATTATGCTACTGTtctctttgattctggagctgaCTATAGTTTTGTCGCAACTAGTTTCATTCCTTTATTGAGTGCTAAGCCGAGtcctatgtatttatgttttgacatAGAAATGGCTAATGGTGG tgcaaaaattgttagaattccCTTACCAAACGGTGAGACACTAAAAGTTCAGGGCGAGgtgtctgattcttttgagggtcgtgtcatgagtgcGTCTGCTAAAGAGGTTAGCTTGATTAATGTCCCCATTGTTCGGTACTATCAGGATGTCTTCCCTGATGAATTGCCTGGCTTACCTCCgtctcgacaacttgattttcgcATTAGTCTCGTTCCTAATGCAGCTCCTGTAGCAAAATCTCCCTATAGATTAGCAACAACTGAATTACAGGAATTGCCCAcgcaattaaaagaacttcaggACAAAGGATTCATTAGACCTAGCCAGTCACCGTGGGGAACACCt GTACAATATTTGGGACATGTcgtgagcaaggatggaatacacgTGGATCCTGGCAAGATTGATTCAGTCAAGAACTGGAGAACACCAGAGACACCGACTGAAGTCAGATAA
- the LOC122609732 gene encoding protein EPIDERMAL PATTERNING FACTOR 2-like: MKNMYSHILLLVTIIFLVLNLGESLHPHHFTSQVKSAQGEAQSQKNSQDTKHVELGMDLYPTGSSIPDCSHACGPCFPCRRVMISFTCSMPESCPVVYRCTCRGRYYHVPSN, from the exons ATGAAGAACATGTATTCCCACATATTGCTTCTTGTGACTATTATTTTCTTGGTACTTAACCTTGGCGAAAGTCTCCATCCTCATCATT ttacttCCCAAGTAAAAAGTGCTCAAGGAGAAGCTCAAAGTCAAAAAAATTCTCAG GATACAAAACATGTGGAGCTCGGAATGGACCTATACCCAACGGGATCAAGCATACCTGATTGCTCACACGCGTGCGGGCCATGTTTTCCATGTCGAAGGGTGATGATAAGCTTCACGTGTTCCATGCCTGAATCATGTCCTGTTGTCTATAGATGTACTTGTAGAGGCAGATATTATCATGTTCCATCTAATTGA